In Spirochaetota bacterium, a single window of DNA contains:
- a CDS encoding choice-of-anchor D domain-containing protein → MKTKYLHSISRITLFLFATFFLSCWDTTQTINQDEKNPQINVRAGTLQIPSSGTYDFGQIEIGHTKSSIITIENLGQLFLGLSGPITVSGTDASLFSIDSQPNTTIPPFTYTTFTISFTPDSQGIKTAIITIPSNDPQKTTFTFTVQGQGLIVTSPEINIQYSGSTVNKGDSIHLGSCVVGNSSNFTISIHNSGTADLTLNSPIISGIDQSLFSISTLPANTVAAGSSTDCIISFTPTSTGDKTAIITITNNDADESTFSFTITATATANPQPDIFIMQDTTPLYNGIGIFDFGNVNQGQTSSVTFTIRNTGTANLTLTSPFTISGADASMFAVSDPGSTDIVPNDTTTFTMNFTPSSAGEKNATVSIGNNVSGKTPYTFTIKGTGIAIPEIDILHGAISIANNGNFDIGSTTVNVSKDTIFTITNSGVGILTLKATPIITLTGSPFFTISIDPSETIDPSSSSNFTLRYLPTEPGNHSTIVTIANNDLDENPYTITITGLATSVPTPKIEITKTSQVLLNNSTVDFGGMTVNGTPIDMTFTITNKGDSNLTISDATISAVDFSILTAPTTPVPAGGTTTIVVRFLATSSGNQGATLTITSNDPNNGSFTINLAGKGLNPEINCKINNSDFNSGNTYDFGDLAIGHSKDIIITIENDSSADPLYLTGSPIVTKVSGGEFSVTSQPSKVSIQPSGSTTFSIRFSPTATGNQSAQFIISNNDSDENPYIINVQGNGTNAAIQVDEVAVGGSNNYGNVKCNTGGLVHTFTIRNNGSTDLLLNASNPVIISGTNKDLFILETSPSTTINPSATTTFSIRFNPQTLSDTGNKNATVVIQSNDPNIPLYTFTVQGTGTTPHISVSDGSNTILNGGIFNFPNVNYGSAGISQTFTITNTGDADLLLTGIPKVQISGTGASHFSVTIQPTSPVNALGSTTFTILFNPTSLGTHTATVTISNDTLDTNTFTFTIEVICDDTESPVITITDPPANSYTNGTQTLLFTVADNVDVTSVQAKIGSGTFTDISSGVAINTINGWAAASEGTITIDMQAKDAANNTGIASLSLIKDITPPVITIVSPAENAPINGNQSLQFTVTDVAVTATRAKIDTGTFNNITSPATINTINGWSPPYTGNSITVYIESTDQAGNTGNISRSFFADTTPPTGNITNPTDGSTVSGTITITADADDSGGSGIEYVEFYIDATLEDTLTSSPWEYSWDTTSYLNGSYPLKIRVMDKAGNEYSDDDTTVTVNN, encoded by the coding sequence ATGAAAACAAAATATTTACATAGTATATCAAGAATAACCCTCTTTCTCTTTGCTACATTTTTTTTATCCTGTTGGGATACTACACAAACCATAAACCAGGATGAAAAAAATCCTCAAATAAACGTACGTGCCGGTACACTTCAAATACCTTCATCAGGAACCTATGATTTTGGGCAAATAGAAATTGGTCACACCAAATCGTCCATAATAACTATCGAAAATTTAGGACAATTATTTTTAGGTCTTTCTGGACCCATAACGGTAAGCGGTACTGACGCTTCATTGTTTAGTATCGACAGCCAGCCAAATACTACCATTCCGCCATTTACTTATACCACTTTCACTATTTCTTTTACTCCAGATTCACAGGGGATAAAAACAGCCATCATAACAATACCAAGCAATGATCCACAAAAAACTACATTTACATTTACCGTACAGGGTCAAGGACTCATTGTCACTTCTCCCGAAATTAATATTCAATATAGTGGAAGCACTGTTAACAAAGGTGATTCCATCCATTTGGGTAGTTGCGTTGTAGGGAATTCATCTAATTTTACTATTTCCATTCACAATAGTGGAACAGCTGATCTTACTTTAAATTCACCAATTATAAGCGGAATTGATCAAAGTCTTTTTTCTATATCTACCTTACCAGCAAATACTGTTGCAGCCGGTTCTTCAACAGATTGTATTATTTCGTTTACCCCAACATCTACTGGTGATAAAACTGCCATTATTACCATAACCAATAATGATGCCGATGAAAGCACGTTTAGCTTCACAATAACCGCTACAGCAACAGCAAACCCACAACCTGATATCTTTATAATGCAAGATACTACTCCCCTGTATAATGGAATTGGCATATTTGATTTTGGAAATGTTAATCAGGGACAAACAAGCTCTGTTACATTTACCATAAGAAATACTGGCACTGCAAATCTTACTCTAACTTCACCATTTACTATATCTGGAGCTGATGCTTCTATGTTCGCAGTTTCAGATCCAGGCTCAACAGACATTGTACCAAATGACACAACGACATTTACTATGAATTTCACTCCATCCTCTGCAGGAGAAAAAAATGCAACAGTTTCTATTGGTAATAACGTATCAGGTAAAACCCCATACACCTTCACTATCAAAGGCACGGGTATAGCAATACCCGAAATTGATATATTGCACGGTGCAATTTCTATTGCTAATAACGGAAATTTTGACATTGGTTCTACAACAGTTAATGTTTCCAAAGATACTATTTTTACTATAACAAATAGTGGTGTGGGCATTCTTACTCTTAAAGCTACCCCTATCATAACATTAACTGGTTCGCCCTTTTTTACAATTAGTATCGATCCAAGCGAGACCATTGATCCATCATCCTCATCCAATTTTACATTACGCTATCTTCCTACTGAACCTGGCAACCATTCAACAATAGTAACAATTGCCAACAATGATCTTGATGAAAACCCATACACGATCACAATAACGGGGTTAGCAACATCAGTCCCAACACCAAAAATTGAAATCACAAAAACATCACAGGTGTTGTTGAACAATAGTACTGTAGATTTTGGCGGGATGACAGTGAATGGAACACCAATAGATATGACGTTTACCATAACCAATAAAGGCGATAGTAACCTTACTATATCAGATGCAACAATTTCAGCAGTTGATTTTTCAATACTAACTGCTCCTACAACTCCTGTACCAGCAGGGGGAACAACAACCATCGTTGTACGATTCTTAGCTACTTCATCAGGGAACCAAGGAGCTACTCTTACTATAACAAGTAATGATCCCAATAATGGCTCTTTTACCATAAACCTTGCTGGTAAGGGGCTTAATCCAGAAATTAATTGTAAGATTAATAATTCAGATTTTAACAGTGGCAATACATACGACTTTGGTGACCTTGCTATAGGGCACAGCAAGGATATCATTATCACAATTGAAAATGATTCTTCCGCTGATCCTCTGTATTTGACAGGAAGTCCAATAGTTACAAAGGTTTCAGGTGGTGAGTTTTCAGTTACCTCTCAGCCATCAAAAGTAAGCATACAACCATCAGGATCCACAACATTTTCGATACGATTTTCACCAACTGCTACCGGTAATCAATCAGCACAATTCATTATATCTAACAATGATAGCGATGAAAACCCATATATTATAAATGTTCAGGGAAATGGTACAAACGCTGCAATTCAGGTTGATGAAGTAGCCGTTGGTGGATCTAATAATTACGGCAATGTAAAGTGCAATACCGGGGGTTTAGTACATACGTTTACCATACGCAACAACGGAAGTACTGATTTACTGCTCAATGCATCAAACCCTGTAATAATTTCTGGAACAAACAAGGATTTATTTATACTAGAGACATCACCATCTACAACAATAAATCCATCCGCAACAACAACATTTAGTATTCGTTTTAATCCACAAACCTTATCTGATACTGGTAACAAGAACGCCACAGTGGTAATACAAAGCAATGACCCAAATATTCCCCTTTACACCTTCACCGTTCAGGGCACAGGCACTACACCCCATATATCAGTAAGTGATGGCTCAAATACTATTCTTAATGGTGGAATATTTAATTTTCCCAATGTTAATTATGGCAGTGCAGGAATATCCCAAACATTTACCATAACCAATACTGGTGATGCAGATCTTCTATTAACTGGTATACCTAAAGTACAAATTTCCGGTACAGGAGCTTCACATTTTTCTGTTACCATTCAACCAACATCACCAGTCAATGCTTTGGGAAGCACTACGTTTACAATACTATTCAATCCCACAAGCTTGGGTACACACACAGCTACAGTAACAATATCAAATGACACCCTCGATACCAATACATTCACTTTTACAATTGAAGTCATTTGCGATGACACAGAATCACCTGTTATTACCATTACAGATCCGCCTGCAAATAGCTACACTAACGGTACGCAAACACTATTGTTTACAGTCGCAGATAACGTTGATGTAACAAGCGTTCAGGCTAAAATTGGCTCTGGAACGTTTACAGACATTTCATCAGGCGTTGCCATAAATACCATCAATGGATGGGCTGCTGCTTCTGAAGGCACCATTACCATTGATATGCAAGCTAAGGATGCTGCAAATAACACCGGTATCGCTTCTTTAAGCCTCATTAAAGACATTACACCACCGGTTATTACAATAGTTTCCCCTGCTGAGAACGCTCCAATCAATGGTAATCAATCTCTACAATTCACCGTCACTGACGTTGCTGTGACAGCCACCCGTGCTAAAATAGATACAGGAACATTTAATAACATTACATCCCCTGCAACTATAAATACCATCAATGGATGGAGTCCGCCGTATACGGGAAATTCTATCACTGTATATATTGAATCCACCGATCAAGCAGGCAACACAGGAAATATCAGTCGAAGTTTCTTTGCTGATACAACACCACCAACCGGCAATATTACTAACCCAACAGATGGCTCAACTGTTAGTGGTACTATTACTATAACAGCAGATGCAGATGATAGTGGCGGTTCAGGTATTGAATATGTTGAATTCTATATTGATGCTACTTTAGAAGACACACTGACAAGCTCGCCGTGGGAATATTCTTGGGATACAACTTCTTATTTAAATGGATCCTATCCTTTAAAAATTAGAGTAATGGATAAAGCTGGTAATGAATATAGTGATGATGATACTACTGTTACCGTAAATAATTAA
- a CDS encoding nucleotidyltransferase, whose translation MKDQTIPEIIIAISSCLIKSNISFCIAGGIAVSLWGHVRATEDIDIIALIDETNETKFLSALQNHFKVIPHKEKMLQSTLTPIKRYVIVHNSFHFVIAILLATNDFLKHCIQNSKLFSVKGIKIPVINLEDLIVIKCAAGRYQDIADIQALVRGSIPVNKDYIVKQLELLHISVPKEVTPLILQ comes from the coding sequence ATGAAAGACCAAACAATTCCTGAAATCATTATTGCTATTAGTTCCTGTCTTATAAAATCAAATATCTCATTCTGTATTGCTGGAGGTATTGCTGTTAGTTTATGGGGTCATGTACGGGCAACTGAAGATATTGATATTATTGCCTTAATTGATGAAACAAATGAAACAAAATTCTTAAGTGCACTACAAAACCATTTTAAAGTTATACCTCATAAAGAGAAAATGCTACAATCAACATTAACCCCTATTAAAAGATATGTTATTGTACACAACTCTTTCCATTTTGTGATAGCTATACTATTAGCAACAAATGACTTCTTGAAACACTGTATACAAAATAGCAAACTCTTTTCTGTGAAGGGCATCAAAATTCCTGTTATTAATCTTGAAGATCTTATTGTTATTAAATGTGCTGCAGGAAGGTATCAGGATATTGCCGACATACAGGCTCTTGTACGGGGTTCTATCCCGGTAAATAAAGATTATATTGTAAAACAATTGGAGTTACTGCATATTTCAGTGCCCAAAGAGGTTACACCACTTATTTTGCAATAA